The following coding sequences are from one Treponema bryantii window:
- a CDS encoding efflux RND transporter permease subunit — MKATRAIFKRPQLIIALCVIITGVLGFFIKDLQIDNSIRQFLPQKDASYTRLSETEEQFGSMMVIGVSMEARNGTILTPEYIDVVRCITDRALEAEGVSDVDSLTHIDYVCESDGAISASQLIPDSYTGSAADIAQLEGRLIEWESMYNRVIVNDDMTGTQLQVTLAPYSHEFEIERASALGSKKIRSEAEEEEDVLNAITAIVNEETADHNVDVKIYGNPVVMQNSRVFMLADLTRLIPLVIVVVLLSLYFSFKTMDGTLLPLITVVMATTWTMGLMALCKVTFTLVSSVIPVALIAVGSAYGIHVLTHYYVALDMTEGELTKEKYTEAVFNGLHEVMGAVLLAGITTVIGFISLISSPIAPLHSFAVFTAVGVTISLLLAITFIPAILLLKNPQKVMASRNKKHNISEKLAAKLEHARRLRGGKSADEAEGETLYQIYHFFCGSKPRLYLSIIVMVGLSVVGLRLLHIDTALVNYFPESCDMRQDINYIDKQFAGTNSLYLNVKGPEKGSLTNPEILKAVDDMQEYLEEEYPDIGKVVSFTEFIKRINQVWHVPVTDGSAAAGAGDAAAMVEANTANTDDFGGFDDFGDFGDDTFGSDTFGDDSFGDDSFGSDTFADAETSTFDASNWTDPNTAYAAALEQRVTVEDVIGMINKAYVAAGGKTASVEDIVNELQKSVNYNGTAYYEIPYDAAKYPVASREELAGVVQGYLTLLSGSLDRFVDDDMNPQVMRITVQLRNHSTQTTGDIIAAAQKYAESHFPEGYTLEATGTAEMEYTMTKMIVSSQLTSLVISLLCVFIIIAVAFKSGWAGLLGAVPLALAIILNYMVMGFAGINLDLVTSIIASVAVGVGIDYTIHFLTTYKEERAKTDDLETVTRMTFRKSGHGIVTNAIAVGFGFLVLCFSKFVVLRYIGILVAIVMFTSSFLAMTVIPGFLNMYAPRFISKKNK, encoded by the coding sequence ATGAAAGCTACAAGAGCTATTTTCAAGAGACCTCAGTTGATAATTGCGCTTTGTGTAATCATCACTGGTGTTCTTGGATTTTTTATTAAGGACTTACAGATTGATAACTCAATCCGCCAGTTCCTTCCTCAAAAAGATGCTTCTTACACACGCCTTTCAGAAACAGAAGAGCAGTTTGGAAGCATGATGGTTATTGGTGTAAGTATGGAAGCCCGCAATGGCACAATTCTTACTCCAGAATATATTGATGTTGTGCGCTGTATTACAGACCGCGCACTCGAAGCAGAGGGAGTATCAGATGTTGATTCTCTTACTCATATTGATTATGTCTGCGAATCAGATGGGGCAATTTCTGCAAGCCAGTTGATTCCAGATTCTTACACAGGTTCTGCAGCAGATATCGCTCAGCTTGAAGGACGCCTTATTGAATGGGAGTCAATGTACAACCGTGTAATCGTAAATGACGATATGACTGGAACTCAACTTCAGGTTACTTTGGCACCTTACAGCCACGAGTTTGAGATTGAACGTGCCTCAGCCCTCGGTTCAAAAAAGATTCGTTCTGAAGCAGAAGAGGAGGAAGATGTTCTCAATGCAATTACTGCAATTGTAAACGAAGAAACTGCCGATCACAACGTAGATGTAAAGATTTATGGTAACCCGGTTGTAATGCAGAACTCCCGTGTGTTCATGCTTGCAGACCTTACTCGCCTTATTCCTCTGGTAATTGTTGTAGTTCTTCTTTCACTTTACTTCAGTTTTAAGACAATGGACGGAACTTTACTTCCTTTGATTACTGTAGTTATGGCAACCACCTGGACAATGGGACTTATGGCTTTGTGTAAGGTTACCTTTACTCTGGTTTCAAGTGTAATTCCTGTTGCTTTGATAGCGGTTGGTTCGGCTTATGGTATTCATGTGCTGACACATTACTACGTTGCCCTTGATATGACAGAAGGTGAACTCACAAAAGAAAAATATACTGAGGCTGTTTTCAACGGACTTCATGAAGTTATGGGTGCGGTTCTGCTTGCAGGTATTACAACAGTTATCGGATTCATTTCTTTGATTTCCAGCCCGATTGCACCGCTTCACAGCTTTGCAGTTTTCACGGCAGTTGGTGTAACAATTTCGCTCCTGCTTGCAATCACCTTTATTCCTGCAATTCTTCTGCTTAAGAATCCGCAGAAGGTAATGGCAAGTCGTAACAAGAAACATAATATCAGCGAAAAGCTTGCTGCAAAACTTGAGCATGCAAGAAGACTTCGCGGCGGTAAGTCTGCAGATGAAGCTGAGGGTGAAACTCTATATCAGATTTATCATTTCTTCTGCGGTTCTAAGCCACGCCTTTATCTTTCAATTATTGTGATGGTTGGTTTGTCAGTTGTCGGTTTACGTTTACTCCATATCGATACCGCACTGGTAAATTATTTCCCTGAGAGCTGTGATATGCGTCAGGATATCAACTACATCGACAAGCAGTTTGCGGGAACCAACAGTTTGTATCTGAACGTAAAGGGACCGGAGAAGGGTTCTCTTACAAATCCGGAAATCTTAAAGGCTGTTGATGATATGCAGGAATATCTTGAAGAAGAATATCCTGATATCGGTAAGGTTGTTTCTTTCACAGAGTTTATCAAGAGAATTAATCAGGTTTGGCATGTGCCTGTAACTGATGGCAGTGCTGCGGCTGGTGCCGGTGATGCAGCTGCGATGGTTGAAGCTAATACAGCTAATACAGATGACTTCGGCGGCTTTGATGATTTTGGAGATTTCGGCGACGATACATTCGGAAGTGATACTTTTGGTGATGATTCGTTCGGTGATGACAGTTTTGGAAGTGATACTTTTGCAGATGCAGAAACTTCAACTTTTGATGCATCTAACTGGACTGATCCAAACACAGCTTATGCTGCTGCCCTTGAACAGCGGGTAACAGTGGAAGATGTAATTGGAATGATTAATAAGGCTTATGTTGCTGCCGGTGGAAAAACTGCAAGTGTTGAAGATATCGTAAACGAGCTTCAGAAATCTGTGAACTACAACGGAACTGCTTATTACGAGATTCCTTATGATGCAGCAAAGTATCCGGTTGCAAGCCGCGAAGAATTGGCTGGTGTTGTTCAGGGATATCTGACATTGCTTAGTGGTTCTCTTGACCGCTTTGTTGATGACGACATGAATCCACAGGTTATGAGAATTACAGTTCAGCTTAGAAACCATTCAACACAAACAACTGGTGACATTATCGCTGCTGCTCAGAAGTATGCAGAAAGTCACTTCCCTGAAGGTTACACACTTGAAGCAACCGGTACTGCAGAAATGGAATACACAATGACAAAGATGATTGTATCAAGCCAGCTTACAAGCCTTGTGATTTCACTCTTGTGTGTATTCATCATCATTGCAGTGGCTTTCAAGAGTGGCTGGGCCGGACTGCTCGGTGCTGTTCCACTTGCCCTGGCAATCATTTTGAACTACATGGTTATGGGGTTTGCAGGAATCAACCTGGACCTCGTAACAAGTATTATTGCATCGGTTGCAGTAGGAGTTGGAATTGATTACACAATCCACTTCCTTACAACTTACAAAGAAGAGCGTGCAAAGACTGACGACCTTGAAACTGTTACACGCATGACCTTCCGTAAGAGTGGTCATGGTATTGTAACAAACGCAATCGCAGTAGGCTTCGGCTTCCTCGTATTGTGTTTCTCAAAGTTCGTGGTTTTGAGATACATCGGAATCCTGGTAGCGATTGTAATGTTTACTTCAAGCTTCCTTGCTATGACAGTTATTCCGGGCTTCTTGAATATGTATGCACCACGCTTTATTTCAAAGAAAAATAAATAG
- a CDS encoding outer membrane lipoprotein-sorting protein, protein MKRTTKLTTLVAVMAALTNFAFADEKGNEIMNKVADFKKPAYSVTDVYMILTDKKGTQDANGFREYGKEDGSKTYIVMDFKTGTNKGTRFLQITDDNGPDEKHIYLPALKSVRRVNSSEGSKAFMGSDATYDDLTTRDVSEDEHQYLGEEKMKVESGKEYDCYKIKEIPIDKKGTQYNFRLVWVDKETMYPIHTEMYDKNDKLIKVLEVLDIQKMQGYDMPMENKLTNVQTGHSTTLKIAKVVALDQEIPARYFTQNFLTTGK, encoded by the coding sequence ATGAAAAGAACAACTAAACTTACAACATTGGTCGCAGTAATGGCTGCTTTAACAAACTTCGCTTTCGCAGATGAAAAGGGAAACGAAATTATGAACAAGGTTGCGGACTTCAAAAAGCCTGCTTACTCGGTTACTGATGTTTACATGATTCTTACTGACAAGAAGGGAACTCAGGATGCTAACGGTTTCCGTGAGTACGGAAAAGAAGACGGCAGTAAGACTTACATCGTAATGGATTTTAAGACTGGTACTAACAAGGGAACACGCTTCCTTCAGATTACTGATGACAATGGGCCTGATGAAAAACATATTTACCTGCCGGCCCTCAAGTCTGTTCGCCGTGTAAACTCAAGCGAAGGTTCTAAGGCTTTCATGGGTTCAGATGCAACTTATGACGACCTCACAACACGCGATGTTTCTGAAGATGAGCACCAGTATCTGGGTGAAGAAAAAATGAAGGTTGAAAGCGGCAAGGAATATGACTGCTATAAAATCAAAGAGATTCCTATCGATAAGAAGGGAACTCAGTACAACTTCCGCCTGGTTTGGGTTGATAAGGAAACTATGTATCCGATTCACACAGAAATGTATGACAAGAATGACAAGCTGATTAAGGTTCTTGAGGTGCTCGACATTCAGAAGATGCAGGGCTACGACATGCCAATGGAAAACAAACTGACAAATGTTCAGACTGGCCACAGTACTACTTTGAAGATTGCTAAGGTTGTAGCGCTCGATCAGGAGATTCCTGCACGTTACTTTACACAGAACTTCCTTACAACTGGTAAATAA
- the rsmG gene encoding 16S rRNA (guanine(527)-N(7))-methyltransferase RsmG produces the protein MIDLIDGLKKCGIPDSVAEPLAVKMEAYIKEIILFNSAYNLTNTSDRDELVVRHIFDSLAAWPKIMSLVECSRSDCAETTTVTLADIGSGGGLPGIPLAAAFACAGVDNIRFELVERMEKRCAFLENCAAILGLKNVTVINSEAERIDPEAYDLITFRAFRPLDKKMTKTLLCIVKAGGKLCAYKAKAASIKEEMDGITALVPEYEVFPLAVPGLEDSERNLVVITK, from the coding sequence ATGATTGATTTAATTGATGGCTTAAAAAAATGTGGCATTCCAGATTCTGTAGCAGAACCGCTTGCAGTAAAAATGGAAGCCTATATAAAAGAAATTATACTTTTCAATTCTGCGTATAATCTTACAAATACCAGTGACCGCGATGAACTTGTTGTAAGACATATTTTTGATTCTCTTGCAGCATGGCCGAAAATTATGTCGCTGGTTGAGTGTTCGCGAAGCGACTGTGCCGAAACCACCACTGTTACTCTAGCCGACATTGGAAGCGGCGGTGGCCTTCCAGGCATTCCTCTTGCGGCAGCGTTTGCCTGTGCAGGAGTTGATAATATTCGCTTTGAGCTTGTTGAGCGTATGGAAAAACGCTGTGCCTTTCTTGAAAACTGTGCAGCAATTCTCGGGCTCAAAAATGTTACAGTAATCAACAGCGAAGCAGAACGTATAGATCCGGAAGCTTATGATTTAATAACCTTCCGTGCCTTCCGCCCGCTTGATAAAAAAATGACAAAGACCTTACTGTGCATTGTAAAAGCAGGAGGTAAGCTTTGTGCTTATAAGGCAAAGGCTGCAAGTATAAAAGAAGAAATGGATGGAATTACCGCACTTGTTCCAGAGTACGAGGTTTTCCCGCTTGCAGTTCCTGGCCTTGAAGATTCGGAGAGAAATCTTGTAGTAATCACAAAATAG
- a CDS encoding peptidase M17 encodes MSLIKKDKNRTPAQVVVQDVVKIKKGERVLIIANPATSEIAQDLYSASCEIGGQTTLMFQPDKTSFDNANPEVLAALASRPDVYFSISNIKLGKDPQATANPYVTDDGQKFTHIADYLMDGLKVMRGAWTPGITVDMMNRTAAIDYKELQSRCTRLDELFKNAVSVHVTAPAGTDLIIPINGRALMFDDGDFSKPGTGGNIPAGEVFISPVVGGSQLKSADGKVLEQQSDGCEGVIVYDGSMTFSDGDSIIETPITCKVEKGYVTDISGGAEARRLLKTVLEAELRPFVLEKEGKLPQGQAAVYKKNAHNIGELGIGLNPAATITGNMLEDEKAFHTCHFAIGENYDNDAPSLIHLDGVVRDPTITLTYADGTSRTILQDGSLQLE; translated from the coding sequence ATGAGCTTGATAAAGAAAGATAAAAACCGTACACCTGCACAGGTAGTAGTACAGGATGTAGTAAAAATCAAAAAGGGAGAGAGAGTTTTAATTATTGCAAACCCAGCAACTTCAGAAATTGCACAGGATTTATATTCAGCCAGCTGTGAAATCGGTGGTCAGACAACACTGATGTTCCAGCCGGACAAGACCAGCTTTGATAATGCGAATCCGGAAGTTCTCGCGGCTTTAGCTTCGCGTCCAGACGTTTATTTTTCAATTTCGAATATCAAGCTTGGTAAAGATCCACAGGCTACAGCAAATCCATATGTAACAGATGATGGTCAGAAGTTTACTCATATTGCAGATTATCTTATGGACGGTCTTAAGGTAATGCGTGGTGCCTGGACACCTGGAATCACCGTAGACATGATGAATCGCACTGCTGCTATCGATTACAAAGAACTTCAGAGCCGCTGTACACGCCTTGATGAGCTTTTTAAGAATGCAGTAAGTGTTCATGTTACAGCACCTGCGGGAACAGATCTCATAATTCCAATAAATGGCCGTGCCCTTATGTTTGATGACGGAGATTTCTCAAAGCCTGGAACTGGCGGAAATATTCCTGCCGGCGAGGTTTTTATCAGTCCTGTTGTGGGTGGAAGTCAGCTTAAGTCTGCAGACGGTAAAGTTCTTGAGCAGCAGAGCGATGGTTGTGAGGGCGTTATTGTTTACGATGGTTCAATGACTTTTTCAGATGGAGATTCAATTATAGAAACTCCAATTACCTGTAAGGTTGAAAAAGGTTATGTAACAGATATTTCTGGTGGAGCAGAGGCTCGTCGTCTCCTTAAGACAGTTCTTGAAGCAGAGCTCCGTCCTTTCGTCCTTGAAAAAGAAGGTAAGCTTCCACAGGGACAGGCAGCAGTTTATAAAAAGAATGCACACAATATCGGTGAACTTGGAATCGGTTTGAATCCTGCTGCTACAATTACTGGAAATATGCTCGAAGACGAAAAAGCTTTCCATACATGTCATTTTGCAATCGGAGAAAATTACGATAACGATGCACCAAGTTTAATTCATCTTGATGGAGTTGTGCGCGATCCGACAATTACTCTTACTTATGCTGACGGAACTTCCCGCACAATTTTACAGGATGGTTCATTGCAGCTGGAGTAA
- a CDS encoding GGDEF domain-containing phosphodiesterase — protein MSKKKDRRIKRLQWFPIWPTVLQMIFTEFAIFVFTSFICMLAALGIINTLIINNAQECRTVVKAVEENWKKDTPEQLEERLSYYTETYRDINKIYLDDHNNVVNLLPQLKQNLDEETLELFDTVGVIHFIDKDYNDDDIEFHVSTDNDRPSDLIRNIIFYNPKNLFKLIHVERFLQDREYISWAAKESFGLHVISVYRTDIPKINLCFKTVYRLNEFQFTLLVTVLFFFIVVLFVSTIYEVTKLIDAVHERSRINKLVTTDTITGGYNKEYFLQKAKKEISRGHRSYAVVQLRLEKYRNYCTAYGLKQGENLLEEINSTLVQMLMKKEFVAHVEKSDFALLLNYQNDEALEIRIRNMMNILREHRGGQHLTFSAGVCHVVARDEDIGVIITCAGLAIPKTVKLQDEIVWFNDSMKEEQVWERRIEDDMEKALENHEFQVFLQPKYSTKKEELSAAEALVRWIHPVLGFVSPGKFIPIFERNGFILQLDDYMLDAVAHLQAAWMSQGKKLVPISVNVSRAHFAEENLAEHICSIVDKFKVPHEYIELELTESAFFDDKAMLLTTVRKLKGFGFKVSMDDFGAGYSSLNSLKELPLDIIKLDAEFFRSVDDIERSNLIVGQTISLAKKLGMEIVAEGIETREQVDFLAKQDCDLIQGFYFSKPLPVAEFEERAYPKE, from the coding sequence ATGAGTAAAAAGAAAGACCGTAGAATTAAACGGTTGCAGTGGTTTCCAATCTGGCCAACTGTACTGCAGATGATATTTACTGAATTCGCAATTTTTGTATTTACGTCTTTCATTTGTATGTTAGCCGCTCTGGGAATCATAAATACTCTTATAATCAATAATGCACAGGAATGTCGTACCGTAGTAAAAGCTGTTGAGGAAAACTGGAAAAAAGATACTCCTGAACAGCTTGAGGAACGACTATCCTATTATACAGAAACTTATAGAGATATAAACAAAATATATCTTGATGATCATAACAATGTGGTGAACTTATTGCCGCAATTAAAGCAGAACCTCGATGAAGAAACCCTGGAATTATTTGATACAGTTGGTGTGATTCATTTTATTGATAAAGATTACAATGATGATGACATTGAGTTTCATGTATCAACAGATAATGACAGGCCTTCTGATTTAATCCGGAATATAATTTTTTACAATCCGAAAAATCTTTTCAAGTTGATTCATGTTGAAAGATTTTTGCAGGACCGTGAATATATTTCCTGGGCAGCAAAAGAAAGTTTTGGACTTCATGTGATTTCTGTTTATCGCACCGATATTCCGAAAATCAACTTGTGCTTTAAAACTGTCTACAGACTGAATGAATTTCAGTTTACTCTGCTCGTAACAGTTTTATTTTTCTTTATTGTAGTTTTATTTGTCAGTACAATTTATGAGGTAACAAAACTTATTGATGCTGTTCACGAGCGTTCGCGTATCAATAAGCTTGTAACAACAGATACAATTACAGGCGGATATAATAAAGAATACTTTCTGCAGAAAGCAAAAAAAGAGATTTCACGCGGACACAGAAGTTATGCTGTTGTTCAGCTGCGTCTTGAAAAGTATAGAAATTACTGTACAGCTTATGGACTTAAGCAGGGTGAAAATCTTCTTGAAGAAATCAATTCAACTCTTGTTCAGATGCTCATGAAAAAAGAGTTTGTTGCTCATGTTGAAAAATCTGATTTTGCTCTTCTTCTTAATTATCAGAATGATGAAGCTCTGGAAATCCGGATTCGAAATATGATGAATATTTTGCGTGAGCATAGGGGTGGACAGCATCTTACTTTCTCAGCTGGCGTTTGCCATGTTGTTGCACGCGATGAGGATATCGGGGTAATTATAACCTGTGCCGGACTTGCTATTCCAAAAACTGTAAAACTACAGGATGAAATTGTCTGGTTCAATGATTCCATGAAAGAAGAACAGGTTTGGGAACGTCGTATTGAAGATGATATGGAAAAGGCTCTGGAGAATCATGAGTTTCAGGTTTTCCTTCAGCCAAAATATTCAACAAAGAAAGAAGAACTTTCTGCAGCAGAAGCTCTGGTTCGCTGGATACATCCTGTGTTAGGTTTTGTATCGCCTGGAAAGTTTATTCCGATTTTTGAAAGAAACGGTTTTATTCTTCAGCTTGATGATTATATGCTTGATGCAGTTGCGCATTTACAGGCAGCCTGGATGAGTCAGGGGAAAAAGCTCGTTCCGATTTCTGTGAATGTTTCACGCGCCCATTTTGCAGAGGAAAATCTTGCTGAACACATCTGTTCGATTGTAGATAAGTTTAAGGTTCCTCATGAATATATCGAGCTTGAACTTACAGAAAGCGCCTTCTTTGATGACAAGGCTATGTTACTAACAACCGTTCGTAAGTTAAAAGGTTTTGGCTTTAAAGTTTCTATGGACGATTTTGGTGCAGGGTATTCTTCTCTGAATTCTCTTAAGGAACTTCCTCTTGATATAATAAAACTTGATGCAGAATTTTTTAGAAGTGTAGATGATATTGAACGTTCAAATCTTATTGTCGGCCAGACAATTTCACTTGCCAAAAAACTTGGAATGGAAATTGTTGCAGAGGGAATTGAAACTCGTGAACAGGTTGATTTTCTTGCTAAGCAGGATTGTGATCTTATTCAGGGGTTCTATTTTTCTAAACCTCTGCCGGTTGCAGAGTTTGAAGAACGTGCATATCCAAAGGAGTAA
- a CDS encoding M15 family metallopeptidase, whose amino-acid sequence MILNFTACAKSKKSNEVQPEAEAQPVQTVVNPEIEKLNKVLLSMTDRCKAAIPNGDPEEFLADLHKVLDSIADFSSEDLSPFYLIDKTHTVSSTYEPKGLIHLENCSAYKVNKNNLSLRPEAYKALGELGTAAKADGVTLTISSTYRSYDYQKNLFDYWVSVDGLEEAERESARPGTSQHQLGMALDFAPVDDAFDKTPGGKWVYENAAKYGWSLSFPQGYEDVTGYRWECWHFRYIGVTACQFQKKWFGDVQQFMIEFLNAWEMSS is encoded by the coding sequence ATGATTTTGAATTTTACAGCTTGTGCAAAATCAAAAAAATCAAATGAAGTACAGCCAGAAGCTGAAGCACAGCCGGTACAGACAGTTGTAAATCCTGAAATAGAAAAATTAAACAAAGTTCTGCTTTCAATGACAGACCGTTGTAAGGCTGCTATTCCAAACGGAGATCCAGAAGAGTTTCTTGCAGATCTTCATAAAGTTTTGGATTCAATTGCAGATTTTAGTTCAGAGGATTTGAGTCCTTTTTATCTGATAGATAAAACTCATACAGTAAGCAGTACTTACGAGCCTAAGGGACTTATTCATCTTGAAAACTGCTCTGCATATAAGGTGAATAAAAACAATTTGAGTCTGCGTCCAGAAGCTTATAAAGCATTGGGAGAACTCGGAACCGCTGCAAAGGCAGATGGCGTTACACTTACAATCAGTTCAACTTACCGTTCTTATGATTATCAGAAAAATCTTTTTGATTACTGGGTAAGTGTTGATGGTCTTGAAGAAGCTGAGCGTGAAAGCGCAAGACCTGGAACAAGTCAGCATCAGCTTGGAATGGCTTTGGATTTTGCTCCTGTTGATGATGCGTTTGATAAAACTCCGGGTGGAAAATGGGTTTACGAAAATGCCGCAAAATACGGCTGGTCACTCAGTTTTCCGCAGGGCTATGAAGATGTAACAGGATACCGTTGGGAATGCTGGCACTTCCGCTACATTGGTGTAACAGCGTGCCAGTTCCAGAAGAAGTGGTTCGGAGACGTTCAGCAATTCATGATAGAATTCCTGAACGCCTGGGAAATGTCATCCTGA
- a CDS encoding [Fe-Fe] hydrogenase large subunit C-terminal domain-containing protein: MDSMNADGLHFSPVINVDSEKCCNCHRCISVCPVKLCNDGSGDYVTLNHDLCIGCGACIEACTHGARTGIDDTAAFFNELKNGTPFVAIVAPAVAVNFKGHDLELNGWLKSIGVQAIFDVSFGAELTTKTYVEQMTRENPPLMIAQPCPALVAFIETYRPNLIQYLAKGDSPMAHTVEFIRHFHQEYKNHKIVVISPCYAKRREFDENGRGDYNVTMKSLSAYFEENNINLEKFPKVDYDNPLAERGTRYSTPGGLMLTAERLVPGIARQTRKIEGHPAVIEYFEHLDECMANGSKPYFKLVDCLNCEKGCNRGAGTVNHNISLDEIESYVEKRCIERREQLHTLSGHKKQKAIKALQKKLDAYWKPGIYERAYTDRSEVFHSLLKLPTREEVRRILEQMGKHSQDDIYNCGACGYNSCEQMALAIFNGKNKVQNCHHYVLKKANEDHTVELNAAIRKVTSESISMLEVAKNNIISLSDVTENMSATVSDSSSAVEQMIKAIQSIYTIIDKNFVIVNDLENATGIGRTNLQEVTNLVGEIEKESKQLVEMSKVIGQISSQTNLLAMNAAIEAAHAGEFGAGFSVVADEIRKLAEDSGRQAKQIGEVLKNIKQMVDNAYSKAGTVQQEFDSVVSLAGEVKDQQLEVKNSMDEQNAGNELLLKSIAEMKDGTHSVQDAAKHLKDDASFIMERIIHIHV; the protein is encoded by the coding sequence ATGGATAGCATGAATGCTGATGGACTGCATTTTAGTCCTGTAATTAACGTTGATAGCGAAAAGTGTTGTAACTGTCATCGCTGTATTTCAGTATGTCCGGTAAAGCTTTGTAATGATGGTTCAGGTGATTATGTTACCTTAAACCATGATTTATGTATCGGCTGCGGTGCATGTATTGAAGCCTGTACACACGGAGCCCGAACCGGAATAGATGATACAGCAGCATTCTTTAATGAGCTTAAAAACGGCACACCATTTGTTGCAATTGTTGCACCTGCTGTAGCCGTAAACTTTAAAGGCCATGACCTTGAATTAAATGGCTGGCTCAAATCTATTGGCGTACAAGCCATCTTTGATGTTTCATTTGGTGCAGAGCTCACAACTAAAACCTACGTTGAGCAGATGACAAGGGAAAATCCACCTTTAATGATTGCTCAACCTTGTCCGGCCCTTGTTGCTTTTATCGAAACTTACAGACCAAATCTTATTCAGTATCTTGCCAAGGGCGACAGTCCTATGGCTCACACTGTAGAATTTATCCGCCATTTCCATCAGGAGTATAAGAATCATAAGATTGTTGTTATTTCACCTTGTTATGCAAAGCGCCGTGAATTTGATGAAAACGGCCGAGGTGACTATAACGTAACAATGAAATCACTTTCTGCATATTTTGAAGAAAACAATATCAATCTGGAAAAGTTCCCTAAGGTTGATTATGATAACCCTCTTGCCGAACGTGGCACACGCTACTCTACTCCAGGCGGACTCATGCTCACTGCAGAACGCCTTGTTCCTGGAATTGCACGACAGACCCGTAAGATTGAAGGACACCCTGCTGTTATTGAATATTTTGAGCATCTTGATGAATGTATGGCTAACGGTTCAAAACCATATTTCAAACTTGTTGACTGTCTGAACTGTGAAAAAGGTTGTAACCGTGGTGCCGGAACTGTAAATCATAATATCTCACTTGATGAAATTGAATCTTATGTAGAAAAACGCTGTATTGAAAGACGCGAACAACTGCACACTTTAAGCGGCCATAAAAAACAGAAGGCAATTAAAGCACTTCAGAAAAAGCTTGATGCATACTGGAAGCCTGGTATTTATGAACGTGCTTATACAGACAGAAGCGAAGTTTTCCATTCGCTGCTTAAACTTCCAACGCGCGAAGAAGTACGAAGAATTCTTGAACAGATGGGAAAGCATTCTCAGGATGATATTTATAACTGCGGTGCCTGTGGTTACAATTCCTGCGAACAGATGGCTCTTGCAATTTTCAATGGAAAGAACAAGGTTCAGAACTGTCATCACTACGTACTTAAGAAGGCTAATGAAGATCACACAGTAGAATTAAATGCTGCAATCAGAAAGGTAACCAGTGAAAGTATTTCCATGCTTGAAGTTGCAAAGAACAACATCATCTCCCTTTCTGATGTTACAGAAAACATGAGTGCTACAGTTTCTGATTCTTCTTCTGCCGTTGAACAGATGATTAAGGCAATTCAGTCTATTTATACAATCATTGATAAGAACTTTGTCATTGTAAATGATCTTGAAAATGCAACTGGAATTGGACGTACAAACCTTCAGGAAGTAACAAATCTTGTTGGTGAAATTGAAAAGGAATCTAAACAGCTGGTTGAAATGAGTAAGGTAATCGGTCAGATTTCCAGCCAGACAAACCTTCTTGCTATGAACGCTGCGATTGAGGCTGCTCATGCCGGTGAATTCGGTGCAGGCTTCAGTGTCGTTGCAGATGAAATCCGAAAGCTTGCCGAAGACTCAGGTCGTCAGGCAAAGCAGATTGGAGAAGTTCTTAAGAATATTAAACAGATGGTTGATAATGCATACTCCAAGGCGGGTACTGTTCAGCAGGAATTTGACTCAGTCGTTAGTCTTGCCGGTGAAGTAAAAGACCAGCAGCTTGAAGTTAAGAATTCTATGGATGAACAGAATGCGGGTAATGAACTGCTCTTAAAGAGTATTGCAGAAATGAAAGACGGAACTCACTCCGTTCAGGATGCCGCTAAGCACCTGAAGGATGATGCATCGTTTATCATGGAGCGAATCATTCACATCCACGTCTGA